A genomic window from Sphingobacteriales bacterium includes:
- a CDS encoding LptE family protein has translation MSWKISQMSIANNKHYLINKMLLVICIFSAAFMSSCKIYRFTDASVDPNWKTFTLSQTLNIATLQNPNAAPSFTESLKEKFLRDTRLALNRDNGDLEFSATITEYSIEPVSITNTETTAQNRLNITVKVECVNNSDKSKGYSQTFRDGENYDANRQFSDVENGLVSTIYERLVQQIFNRTFGNW, from the coding sequence ATGAGCTGGAAGATTAGTCAGATGTCAATAGCTAACAATAAGCATTACCTCATCAACAAGATGCTGCTTGTCATTTGTATTTTTTCGGCTGCGTTCATGTCGTCCTGTAAGATATACCGTTTTACAGATGCCAGCGTCGATCCGAACTGGAAAACATTCACCTTATCGCAAACACTGAATATTGCCACTTTGCAAAATCCGAACGCTGCGCCTTCCTTTACTGAAAGTCTGAAAGAAAAATTCCTGCGCGATACCCGTCTTGCCCTGAACAGAGACAACGGCGATCTGGAGTTCAGCGCCACCATTACAGAATATTCCATTGAACCCGTATCCATCACCAACACAGAAACAACGGCGCAGAACAGATTAAACATTACGGTAAAAGTAGAATGCGTCAATAATTCTGATAAATCAAAAGGTTACTCCCAAACATTCCGGGACGGGGAAAATTATGATGCAAACAGACAATTTTCTGATGTGGAAAACGGCCTGGTAAGCACTATTTACGAACGACTGGTACAACAGATTTTCAACCGCACTTTCGGTAACTGGTAG
- the secG gene encoding preprotein translocase subunit SecG has product MFTFLTILIIVVCLFIILIVLIQNPKGGGLTGGLGSAASNVIGVQSAGDVMEKTTWGSAIVLLALCVLTAFVVPKSGSKEQIKTLTEEAAKMNVPNVTPATPEAPAQPQQQQQPASNPLSQPGK; this is encoded by the coding sequence ATGTTTACCTTTCTTACCATACTGATAATTGTAGTCTGTCTGTTTATCATCCTGATCGTTTTAATTCAAAACCCTAAAGGCGGCGGATTGACCGGAGGATTGGGAAGTGCGGCATCCAATGTGATTGGTGTACAAAGTGCCGGTGACGTGATGGAAAAAACCACCTGGGGCAGTGCCATCGTATTACTGGCCTTGTGTGTGCTGACCGCCTTCGTCGTGCCTAAATCCGGAAGCAAAGAACAAATCAAGACACTGACGGAAGAAGCTGCCAAGATGAATGTTCCGAACGTAACACCTGCCACTCCTGAAGCTCCGGCACAACCGCAACAGCAGCAGCAACCTGCCAGCAATCCTTTATCACAGCCGGGAAAATAA